The following proteins are co-located in the Engraulis encrasicolus isolate BLACKSEA-1 chromosome 2, IST_EnEncr_1.0, whole genome shotgun sequence genome:
- the map2k4a gene encoding dual specificity mitogen-activated protein kinase kinase 4a isoform X5 has protein sequence MWPKRETDKMNGKRKALKLNFANPPVKPNTRFTLHTAAPPFQNPHIERLRTHSIESSGKLKISPEQHCDFTADDLKDLGEIGRGAYGSVNKMVHKPSNQIMAVKRIRSTVDEKEQKQLLMDLDVVMRSSDCPYIVQFYGALFREGDCWICMELMATSLDKFYKYVYGELDDVIPEEILGKITLATVKALNHLKESLKIIHRDIKPSNILLDRNGNIKLCDFGISGQLVDSIAKTRDAGCRPYMAPERIDPSASRQGYDVRSDVWSLGITLYELATGRFPYPKWSSVFDQLTQVVKGDPPHLSNSEERQFSPMFINFVNLCLTKDESKRPKYRELLVSSKHPFILMYEERRVDVASYVCRIMDQMPSSPSSPMYVD, from the exons GTAAACGTAAAGCACTGAAGTTAAATTTCGCCAACCCGCCAGTCAAACCGAACACCAGATTCACACTCCACACAGCGGCACCTCCCTTCCAGAATCCACACAT AGAGCGGTTGCGGACGCACAGCATCGAGTCATCGGGAAAGCTGAAGATCTCTCCCGAGCAGCACTGCGACTTCACGGCCGATGACTTGAAGGACCTGGGCGAGATCGGACGCGGTGCCTATGGCTCCGTCAACAAGATGGTGCACAAGCCCAGCAACCAGATCATGGCTGTCAAG AGGATCAGGTCCACGGTGGACGAGAAGGAGCAGAAGCAGCTCCTGATGGACCTGGACGTGGTCATGCGCAGCAGCGACTGCCCTTACATCGTCCAGTTCTACGGGGCACTCTTCAGAGAG GGCGACTGTTGGATTTGTATGGAGCTCATGGCTACCTCACTGGACAAATTCTACAAATATGTATATGGTGAACTAGATGACGTTATTCCAGAGGAAATATTAGGCAAAATAACATTAGCG ACTGTGAAAGCACTTAACCACTTAAAAGAAAGCTTGAAAATAATTCACCGAG ACATAAAGCCCTCCAACATCCTGCTGGACCGGAATGGCAACATTAAGCTGTGTGACTTTGGCATCAGCGGTCAGCTGGTGGACTCCATAGCCAAGACCAGAGATGCCGGCTGCAGACCCTACATGGCT CCGGAGCGAATAGACCCCAGCGCCTCCAGACAAGGCTATGACGTGCGCTCAGATGTCTGGAGTCTGGGCATCACGCTG TACGAGCTGGCCACAGGCAGGTTTCCGTACCCCAAGTGGAGCAGCGTGTTTGACCAGCTGACACAGGTGGTGAAGGGGGACCCCCCGCACCTCAGCAACTCCGAGGAGAGGCAGTTCTCCCCCATGTTCATCAACTTCGTCAACTTGTG CCTTACAAAGGATGAATCAAAAAGGCCAAAGTACAGAGAGCTGCTGGTGAGTTCT aAACATCCGTTTATCCTGATGTACGAGGAGCGGCGGGTGGACGTGGCCAGCTATGTGTGCCGCATCATGGATCAGATGCCGAGCTCCCCCAGCTCTCCCATGTACGTGGACTGA